One Castanea sativa cultivar Marrone di Chiusa Pesio chromosome 4, ASM4071231v1 DNA window includes the following coding sequences:
- the LOC142632595 gene encoding uncharacterized protein LOC142632595 — protein MVTNRNLLKLFKARLEGAKAAWPEKLPGVLWAYRMTTRTPIGETPFKLAFGTKAIIPIDIGLSSLRRAYYNKNSNNVELRLSLDCLSKVKDEAAQKMARYQ, from the coding sequence ATGGTCACAAATCGTAATTTGCTCAAACTCTTCAAAGCTCgacttgagggggcaaaggcTGCATGGCCAGAAAAGCTACCAGGTGTTTTATGGGCTTATCGAATGACTACAAGGACACCAataggagaaacaccattcaaGCTAGCCTTCGGTACAAAAGCAATCATTCCCATCGATATAGGGCTATCAAGCCTTAGACGAGCTTATTATAACAAGAATTCAAACAACGTAGAGCTGAGACTAAGTTTGGATTGTTTATCAAAAGTCAAAGATGAGGCAGCTCAAAAAATGGCCCGATACCAGTAG